In the Emys orbicularis isolate rEmyOrb1 chromosome 3, rEmyOrb1.hap1, whole genome shotgun sequence genome, one interval contains:
- the GTF3C6 gene encoding LOW QUALITY PROTEIN: general transcription factor 3C polypeptide 6 (The sequence of the model RefSeq protein was modified relative to this genomic sequence to represent the inferred CDS: inserted 1 base in 1 codon): protein MAAAGAEEEEEQLVMVELSGIIDSDFLEKCENKCKILGIDTERPILQVDRYVFAGEYEDTLGTCVVFEENAEHVDAEGNQKLQLKYKCHTVKKLNMTRTLLTEKKEGEESVGGVEWLQIKDKDFSYSRPNTICSFLHQKEDSEEAAQAQDKLADESEGEVNDKGNSDLNYELKKQNSMEMDDSIPLIDSPASEAENSPRGSAQDXTLDDAPR, encoded by the exons GAGCAGCTGGTCATGGTGGAATTATCTGGAATTATTGATTCAGACTTCCTagaaaaatgtgaaaacaaatgCAAGATTTTG GGAATAGACACAGAGAGGCCCATTTTGCAAGTGGACAGATATGTCTTTGCTGGGGAATATGAAG ATACCCTTGGAACCTGTGTGGTGTTTGAAGAAAATGCAGAGCATG tgGACGCAGAAGGAAACCAAAAACTACAGCTGAAATACAAGTGCCACACGGTGAAGAAGCTGAACATGACACGGACGCTTCTGACTGAaaagaaggaaggagaagagagtgTAG GTGGTGTGGAGTGGTTACAGATTAAAGACAAAGATTTCTCATACAGCAGACCTAATACGATTTGTAGTTTTCTGCACCAAAAGGAAGATTCTGAGGAGGCAGCTCAGGCCCAGGACAAATTGGCAGATGAGTCGGAGGGAGAGGTCAATGACAAAGGGAACTCTGACCTAAATTACGAACTGAAGAAGCAGAATAGCATGGAAATGGATGACTCTATCCCTCTCATTGATAGCCCTGCCTCTGAAGCAGAGAACTCTCCTAGAGGAAGTGCCCAGG TTACCTTAGATGATGCTCCTAGGTGA